CGAAAACAGGATCATCGATATCAATCACAGCCTTGTACACCGCAAGGTGGATGATTCGGGAACCAACTTCCACATCAACACTCCGAAGACGGAGGCAGGATGTCGCAGGATCCCGATGATCGGGGAAGTGTATGATGCGTTCCTGGAGGAATATCAGATCCAGCAGATCACCGGCTTTTGCACGCAGGAAATCGATGGTTATTCCGGGTTCGTATTCGCAAGTTCCGGTGGAACGATAACGATACCTTCCGAAGTGAATCATGCGATCCACAACATTACGGCAGACTATAATAAAGAAGAGACTGCCAAAGCGAAGAGAGAAAAGAGAGAGCCGCTGCTCCTTCCGGACTTCTCCGCACACCACTTGAGACACACCTTCTGCACCAGGCTTTGCGAGAACGAAAGCAACATCAAGGTGATCCAGTCGGTCATGGGCCATAAGGATGTTCAGACTACTTTGGATATCTACGCTGACTGCACCGAGGACAAGAAGAAGGAAGTCATCAAGAACATGGAAGATAAGATTTTTGTATTGTAAAAGTGCCTGTGAAAACAGTGCATATTTTTCACACAAAATACCATACGTCTTAGTCCATAGAGCAACCGTCTTTTTAGGTTTGACGCACCCGGCACCACACGTTAAGACATCACCACGGAACGGGATGTAAAGAGTCGGGAAACGCTAGATGGATTAAGGCGGAATATAGAGGAGCAGGGTGGAACGGAGTGTACAAAAACCCCAAATCCGTCCCGACGATGAAGACGCTGGAGAAGTAAAGTCTGTAAAATCAACGGTTTGTGAGATTAAGTGGTAAGATTTACAACCATTTTACGACCAATATAAGAGAACACGTTTAAATAGAATCTCTGTAAATGGAGATTCTATTTTTTATCACAGTCCATCCCCCATGGACAAATGAGAACAGAGTAAATTTAAGGTGATTTTTAAATGTATCATATTTCTCCTAAATTTTAGAATTGTTGTTGATAAGAAGGAAAGCTCGTGTTATAATAATTTTATAAAAAAGAAAGGAGGATTTGTTATGAAAAATACTATATTAAGTGAGGTATTTGGCATTTAACTTAATATTGGGATGCATTAAAAGAGATAGCCATAAATGGCTTTATTTTTGATGCTATCATAACTAATCTTCTTGTGAATATGGAAAAGTATGGTCACATCTGGTTGGTGTGGCTATTTTTATACCCTATATTAGGTTAAATGCCATGCTGTTTGAAATTTACTTGAGAAAATGAAAGGATAACTATTAATGAAAAAATTACATATAGCTGATAGAGATGATGAACAGGTTTATACAATTGTAGATAGGTATGCGAAATATGCAAGTTTATCAATTGTAAGCATCAAAATGAGCCAGATTGTGCTGTTATAACAGCGATAAATAATGGAGAATTAACGGAGGATAACTTAAACAATACTGGTTTTATATGGTAACCCTAAGTATTATCATAGGTTTGGATTTGTAAATGCTTATACGTATGGAATAACAACACCGGATGGGGATAATTTTGAACACTTTATGGTTTTGGAACTTGGTAAAGGGTTATTGGATGGTATATCAGGAAAATGTTATGCGGATAAGGCGTTTGATAAAATGCAGATGAGTTAATTGAATTTGAAAAAGGATTTCATAAAAAGGAGAAAGACATGAAAAATATTGGTGAAATAAATTTTGACAAAGTAGTTTTGGATTGTAAAAATCCTGTAACACTTTCTGATTTTTATGTAAACTTAATGGGCTGGCATAAAGGTTATGAAACTGATGATTTTATTATTATATACTCAGAAAAGTGCAAAGTAAACATTGGATTTCAAAGAAATGAATTATATGTTGCTCCAGTATGGCCTGAAGAGGTTAATAAACAACAGCAAATGATGCATCTTGATTTTAGTATGGAGAAAGCAAAGCTTCAGGAATGGATTAATTACGCTTTAGAACTTGGAGCAAGAAAAGCAGATATACAATACGGAGATTGGGTTGTAATGCTCGACCCAGAGGGACATCCGTTTTGTTTTGATGTAGTGTAAGTACATAAAGTCTTAAGAAACCATAGGCTATTGAGTTGATAGTCTATGGTTTGGTTACAATCAACGGAGTACAGAGAAAATTCCAGACAAAAATTACAGTAAAGAAAGCGTATATTAGGCTGATAGAGAGTACCAATACTTTAGAAAAAGGAAGTACCTTTACTTATAAGGCAGTCGGATACGGAGTAAAGACAGAGGATATTATGTTTTATACCTCTAAGAAATCCGTAGTAGTAATCAAAAAGACAACCGGTAAGGCGAAAGCAAAAACCAAAGGAACGGATTATATCATTGCTAAGGCTGGAAAGGTAAAAGTAGAGATTAAAGTGAAGATATCATAATCCATACTACTTTTATAAAGAAACGTAATTTTTGTGGACTATTAATTCCATTACAAAACGGTTGAGAAGTTAAATACACAACCTAAAAATATAAGAAGCTGTTGTAAAAGCAGGTACAT
The nucleotide sequence above comes from Variimorphobacter saccharofermentans. Encoded proteins:
- a CDS encoding VOC family protein; translation: MKNIGEINFDKVVLDCKNPVTLSDFYVNLMGWHKGYETDDFIIIYSEKCKVNIGFQRNELYVAPVWPEEVNKQQQMMHLDFSMEKAKLQEWINYALELGARKADIQYGDWVVMLDPEGHPFCFDVV